In Thermanaerothrix sp., the genomic window CCAAGCGGGAAGCTAAGCCAACTCCCCCTGCAGATACCATGCCAGGGCAGAGGTTATCTTAACCGGCACCACCTCCCCCACCTTCGATGGTCCCTGAAACAGCACCACCTTGTCCTGGGGGGTCCTTCCGTGCCACAAACCCTGTCCCTTTGGAGCCGGCCCCTCAACCAAGACGGGGCAGGTCCTGCCCACCCAGGATCGGCTTATGTCCAAGGATATCTCCGCCTGAAGCTGGTTCACTCGGTTTAGCCTCCTGGCCTTTTCCGCAACGTCCAGGTGTCCCTCCATCCTCTCCGCCCTGGTGCCAGGCCTCACGGAGTAGGCGGCGGTATGCACTAAGTCAAATCTCACCCGCTCCAGCAAGTCCAAGGAGTCCATAAAGTCCTCCTCGGTCTCCCCTGGAAAACCAACGATGAGGTCGGAGGTTATGCCAACATCGGGCACCGCGTCCCTCAGCATCCGCACCATCTCAAGGTACTGCTCCCTGGTGTACCCCCTCCCCATAAGCCGAAGAACCCTGTCGCTGCCGGACTGAACCGGGAGGTTTATGGAGGGACACACCTTCTCCTCCGTGGCCATGACCTCCACCAGCTCCCTGGAGAAGTCCACCGGGTGGTTGGTGGCGAACCGAACCCTCACAAGGCCTTCCACCCTTGAAACCATCCTAAGGAGCTCCGGGAAGGACGGCCCGTTGGGAAGGTCCTTGCCATAGCGGTTGACGTTCTGTCCCAAAAGAGTGAGCTCCTTAACCCCCTTTTGAGCCAGCTCCCTAACCTCCCGAAGGATTTCCTCCCCGTCCCTGGAGCGGAAACGGCCCCTTACATAGGGCACTATGCAGTAGGCACAGAAGTGATCACACCCATGGGCAATGGTAACGTAACCCCTTACCATACCCTCCTCAACATGGGGAGTGCAGCAAAGGTCGTCGGTCTCCCGGGGGTCATCGTCAAGGAGCATGCGAACCTTGAGGTCCTTAAGGCTA contains:
- the miaB gene encoding tRNA (N6-isopentenyl adenosine(37)-C2)-methylthiotransferase MiaB → MSTFNVNVFGCQMNVYDGDKLKSAFLERGWTQGEPGSSDVEVYVTCSIRDKAEQKVLSEIGRFGKLKNPPLVVLVGCMAQRTGSHVAARFPWVRVVAGPRHLGMVPQAVEDSLKDLKVRMLLDDDPRETDDLCCTPHVEEGMVRGYVTIAHGCDHFCAYCIVPYVRGRFRSRDGEEILREVRELAQKGVKELTLLGQNVNRYGKDLPNGPSFPELLRMVSRVEGLVRVRFATNHPVDFSRELVEVMATEEKVCPSINLPVQSGSDRVLRLMGRGYTREQYLEMVRMLRDAVPDVGITSDLIVGFPGETEEDFMDSLDLLERVRFDLVHTAAYSVRPGTRAERMEGHLDVAEKARRLNRVNQLQAEISLDISRSWVGRTCPVLVEGPAPKGQGLWHGRTPQDKVVLFQGPSKVGEVVPVKITSALAWYLQGELA